In Elusimicrobiota bacterium, the following are encoded in one genomic region:
- a CDS encoding Lrp/AsnC ligand binding domain-containing protein, producing the protein MAMASGIIMVRLVAGKEKQALNKLRSIKGITHISAVLGRWDLVIDVEANSIQDLTTLVVHKIRATIGVSSTETLLTTAI; encoded by the coding sequence ATGGCAATGGCTAGTGGGATTATAATGGTCCGGTTAGTTGCAGGTAAAGAAAAACAAGCACTTAATAAACTAAGAAGCATAAAAGGTATAACACATATCAGTGCTGTACTGGGCAGGTGGGATTTAGTTATAGATGTTGAAGCAAATAGTATACAGGATTTGACAACCCTGGTTGTTCATAAAATACGTGCGACAATAGGTGTCTCTTCAACAGAAACACTTTTAACAACAGCAATATAA
- a CDS encoding NAD(P)H-hydrate epimerase, translated as MRKIIKRCKIISVSAMRSFERIAVEKHLIPPVVLMENAGKNVAEIILKRFHPKHVAIFCGGGNNGGDGFVVARHLFNKNVKVKVFIIQKENKYKDIARLNLKIIRKIKVPIINLYSDKLKYFKTDLIVDALLGIGISGKIREPYKQVIEKINSLKKPVVSIDIPSGIDTDTGFSLGAAVKAKVTVTMTAMKQGLLLNDGKKLSGKIYVVDIGIKLNSVF; from the coding sequence ATGCGCAAAATTATTAAGAGATGCAAAATAATATCAGTATCAGCAATGCGAAGTTTTGAAAGAATTGCTGTTGAAAAACATTTAATTCCACCGGTTGTTCTAATGGAGAACGCCGGAAAAAATGTAGCAGAAATTATTTTGAAAAGATTTCATCCAAAACATGTAGCAATATTCTGCGGTGGCGGGAATAACGGTGGTGATGGTTTTGTAGTTGCAAGACATCTTTTTAATAAAAATGTAAAAGTAAAAGTATTTATTATACAGAAAGAAAATAAGTATAAAGATATTGCACGGCTTAATCTGAAAATTATAAGAAAAATCAAAGTTCCGATTATTAATTTATATTCAGATAAATTAAAATACTTTAAAACAGATTTAATTGTTGATGCGCTACTGGGCATCGGAATTAGCGGTAAAATACGGGAACCATATAAACAAGTAATTGAAAAAATAAACTCATTGAAGAAACCCGTAGTATCAATTGATATACCATCAGGCATAGATACCGACACAGGATTTAGTTTGGGAGCTGCAGTAAAGGCAAAAGTCACTGTTACTATGACAGCCATGAAACAAGGACTACTTTTAAACGATGGTAAAAAGTTATCAGGTAAGATTTATGTCGTTGATATAGGTATTAAGCTGAATTCTGTATTCTGA
- a CDS encoding galactose-1-phosphate uridylyltransferase, translated as MPELRRDLVTQKWVITGTQSEEEFLVSLKAPQKELNNICYFCDGNESQTLPEIYSIRKFDTRPNMPGWQVRVVPSKSAAFKIDGEMGKVGRGIYDLMNNIGAHELIIESPQHIKNICDLPVEQIQLVFKVYQSRLRDLNNDERLKYTLIFKNQRPKSPFRYGHTHSQLASLPLIPKAIHDELISAKEYFSYKERCLFCDIIRQEQKDKTRIVDENSDYIAFVPFAAKFPFELLILPKNHNADYRLENDSSLKNLSQILKNTLSKISIALNDPPLNYILHTIPYMREEQGHWKTIFDDFHWHIEVCPQVSEITGFEWGSGFHIQPLFPEICAKLLRDAK; from the coding sequence ATGCCTGAATTAAGACGGGATTTAGTAACACAAAAATGGGTTATTACCGGAACGCAAAGTGAAGAAGAGTTTTTAGTATCTTTAAAAGCTCCTCAAAAAGAACTTAACAATATTTGTTATTTTTGTGACGGCAACGAAAGCCAAACACTTCCTGAAATATATTCAATAAGAAAATTTGATACACGTCCTAATATGCCCGGTTGGCAGGTAAGAGTAGTACCATCAAAATCAGCAGCATTCAAAATTGACGGTGAAATGGGTAAAGTTGGGCGGGGAATTTATGATTTGATGAATAATATCGGAGCTCATGAATTGATTATTGAATCACCCCAGCATATAAAGAATATTTGTGATTTACCCGTTGAACAAATACAGCTTGTTTTTAAAGTTTACCAGTCACGGCTGAGAGATTTAAATAATGATGAACGGCTGAAATATACGCTTATATTTAAAAATCAAAGACCAAAATCGCCTTTCAGATACGGACACACACATTCCCAGCTTGCATCTCTTCCTCTTATACCTAAAGCAATACATGACGAGTTGATATCTGCAAAAGAATATTTTTCTTATAAAGAAAGATGTCTTTTTTGTGATATTATCAGGCAAGAGCAAAAGGATAAAACCAGAATTGTTGATGAAAATTCAGATTATATTGCTTTTGTACCATTTGCAGCGAAATTTCCTTTTGAATTGCTTATTTTACCAAAAAACCACAATGCCGATTACAGGTTAGAAAATGATTCATCATTGAAAAATTTATCACAGATTCTTAAAAACACCTTGTCAAAAATATCTATTGCTTTAAATGACCCGCCTTTGAATTATATACTGCATACTATACCGTATATGAGAGAAGAACAGGGTCATTGGAAAACTATTTTTGATGATTTCCACTGGCATATTGAAGTGTGTCCTCAGGTTAGTGAAATCACAGGCTTTGAATGGGGTTCCGGATTCCATATTCAGCCGCTTTTCCCGGAAATATGCGCAAAATTATTAAGAGATGCAAAATAA
- a CDS encoding endonuclease V, which yields MKIKNKFEVPFSVQEAKVIQQNISNKIEFKSDYEDVSQINTVAGCDVSYSKGEQQIYAAIVVLDIKTLNVLEKVKIKYKGKFKFPYIPGYLSFREGPVLIEAIKKLKTEPDIFLFDGQGIAHPRGVGIASHLGVVLDKPSIGCAKSLLYGNYDEPPPGLKGAYTFLKDDAGTLIGTCMRSKIYTKPIFISQGHRIGFGIGADVVFKCLSKYRIPEPLRLAHNEAKSELT from the coding sequence ATGAAAATAAAAAATAAATTTGAAGTACCTTTCAGTGTTCAAGAGGCAAAAGTTATTCAACAAAATATTTCAAATAAAATAGAATTCAAAAGTGATTATGAGGATGTTTCGCAGATAAATACGGTAGCTGGTTGTGATGTTTCTTATTCAAAAGGTGAACAGCAAATATATGCAGCAATTGTAGTTTTAGACATAAAAACATTGAATGTCTTAGAAAAAGTTAAAATAAAATATAAAGGGAAATTCAAGTTTCCTTATATACCGGGATATCTTTCTTTCAGGGAAGGTCCTGTTTTGATAGAAGCAATTAAAAAATTAAAAACTGAACCGGACATATTCTTATTTGACGGGCAAGGAATTGCTCATCCGAGAGGTGTTGGTATTGCGTCGCATCTCGGAGTTGTCCTAGACAAACCATCAATCGGTTGTGCTAAATCTTTGTTGTATGGTAATTATGATGAACCGCCGCCGGGATTAAAAGGAGCTTATACTTTTTTAAAAGATGATGCCGGAACTCTTATTGGTACTTGCATGCGCTCAAAAATATATACGAAACCTATATTTATTTCACAAGGACACCGGATAGGATTTGGTATTGGCGCAGATGTCGTTTTTAAATGTCTTAGTAAATATCGCATACCGGAACCTTTAAGATTGGCACACAATGAAGCAAAAAGTGAATTGACATAA
- a CDS encoding radical SAM protein, with amino-acid sequence MTNILALLENCSICPRNCNVNRLKNKTGFCKIGKDPKISAYNLHFGEEPPVSGVNGSGTIFFTGCNLRCVFCQNYPISQLHNGNEISIEKLAEIMLYLQKQNAHNINLVTPTHVVPQIIEAISKAKNKGLKIPVVYNSSGYEKAETLKLLNGFIDIYMPDSKYADNKNAVKYSDAKKYWELNKSALKEMYRQVGNLKIKNGIAIKGLLIRHLVLPKNIASSEKIFKFIAEEISTKTYISIMAQYHPANKANKFPELQNKVTEEEYKVVLKFADNYGLNNGWRQVI; translated from the coding sequence ATGACGAATATTTTAGCACTTCTTGAAAACTGTTCTATTTGCCCGCGAAATTGTAATGTTAACCGCTTAAAAAATAAAACCGGATTTTGTAAAATAGGAAAAGACCCTAAAATATCTGCTTATAATCTTCATTTTGGTGAAGAACCGCCGGTTTCCGGAGTTAACGGGTCCGGTACGATTTTCTTTACAGGATGTAATTTAAGGTGTGTTTTCTGTCAGAATTACCCTATAAGTCAACTGCACAATGGCAATGAAATATCAATAGAAAAACTGGCAGAAATCATGTTGTATTTACAAAAACAAAATGCGCATAATATAAACCTTGTCACCCCGACACATGTGGTTCCGCAAATAATTGAAGCAATTTCTAAAGCAAAAAATAAAGGACTTAAAATCCCTGTTGTATACAACTCGAGCGGTTATGAAAAAGCTGAGACATTAAAGTTACTTAATGGTTTCATAGATATTTACATGCCTGATTCGAAATATGCTGATAATAAAAATGCTGTAAAATACTCAGATGCAAAAAAATATTGGGAGCTGAACAAAAGTGCTTTAAAAGAAATGTACAGGCAAGTAGGTAACTTGAAGATAAAAAATGGGATTGCGATTAAGGGACTTTTAATAAGGCATCTGGTATTACCTAAAAATATAGCTTCTTCAGAAAAAATATTTAAATTTATTGCTGAAGAAATATCAACAAAAACATATATTTCAATTATGGCGCAGTATCATCCGGCAAATAAGGCAAATAAGTTTCCTGAGCTGCAAAACAAAGTAACCGAAGAAGAATATAAGGTTGTGCTTAAATTCGCAGATAATTACGGATTAAACAACGGTTGGCGTCAGGTCATATAG
- a CDS encoding YIP1 family protein: MFTENIELVLTFLDNPKEAMKSVITKKPVFLSLVVFVFANISFCIANSTVFPSGNINFILIMFFVLFSNILILVTASCCFHFIAELLNGQGSVVTLFQLLNFSLAPMILLLPVSIIGKYVDVRFYYFALIIVFIWLDYLVFISIKTLYNISIMKTWFIAISPFIILSIIFITVFTFSVIGLFSVFSMIV, from the coding sequence ATGTTTACAGAAAACATTGAGCTGGTTTTAACATTTTTAGATAATCCGAAAGAAGCGATGAAATCGGTAATTACAAAAAAACCGGTATTTCTTTCTTTAGTTGTTTTTGTTTTTGCTAATATAAGCTTTTGTATTGCCAATTCTACTGTGTTTCCTTCCGGGAATATAAATTTTATTTTAATAATGTTTTTTGTTTTATTTTCAAATATTTTAATTTTAGTAACAGCTTCCTGTTGTTTTCACTTCATAGCAGAATTGCTGAATGGTCAGGGCAGTGTTGTCACCCTTTTCCAGCTTTTAAATTTTTCGCTCGCTCCAATGATACTGCTGCTGCCTGTTTCAATAATTGGTAAGTATGTGGATGTAAGGTTTTATTATTTCGCATTAATAATTGTATTTATCTGGCTGGATTACCTTGTATTTATTTCAATAAAAACGCTTTACAATATTTCTATTATGAAAACCTGGTTTATAGCTATTTCACCGTTCATTATCTTATCTATAATATTCATTACAGTTTTTACCTTTTCTGTTATTGGATTATTCTCTGTTTTTAGCATGATAGTATGA
- the sppA gene encoding signal peptide peptidase SppA: protein MNRNKLAVFIAILFTLSFILGLWVVFSQSALKTEKKPSMQISQDKIAIVNIYGTIKGSMASSGPFSRDSDKIVKRLKKISEDSSVKAVVLRINSPGGTVAAVQEIYSEILKVKKSGKYVVASFLDVAASGGYYIAAAADKIVANPGSLTGSIGVILQVGNFTELMKKIGVKIETVKSGEHKDIGSFSRTMTEDERKIFQDLINNAYEQFLSAVITGRKLEENKARSLADGRIFTGMQAQEVGLVDSLGGLEEAIDEAKKLANIKGNVKIVSEYDQWEKLFEFIPSGLDEKGFTKVFSNTNVRFEYILE, encoded by the coding sequence ATGAACCGAAATAAACTGGCTGTTTTTATCGCTATTTTATTCACTTTGTCATTTATATTAGGATTGTGGGTTGTTTTTTCCCAATCAGCGTTAAAAACCGAGAAAAAACCTTCTATGCAGATTTCACAGGATAAAATAGCAATAGTAAATATCTACGGTACAATAAAAGGGTCAATGGCTTCTTCGGGACCGTTCTCCCGCGATTCTGATAAAATTGTAAAACGGTTAAAAAAAATAAGCGAAGATTCGTCAGTTAAAGCGGTTGTCCTCAGGATAAATTCTCCGGGTGGCACTGTCGCAGCAGTTCAGGAGATTTATTCTGAAATATTGAAAGTTAAAAAAAGCGGAAAATATGTTGTCGCTTCTTTTTTAGATGTTGCTGCATCAGGGGGGTATTATATAGCTGCGGCTGCTGATAAAATTGTAGCAAATCCGGGGTCTCTGACGGGTTCAATAGGGGTAATTTTACAGGTAGGAAACTTTACTGAACTTATGAAGAAAATAGGCGTAAAGATAGAAACAGTAAAATCCGGTGAACATAAGGATATTGGAAGTTTTTCCAGGACCATGACTGAAGACGAAAGGAAAATATTTCAGGATTTAATAAATAATGCATATGAACAGTTCTTGTCGGCAGTAATCACCGGCAGGAAACTTGAAGAAAATAAAGCACGTTCCCTGGCTGACGGCAGGATTTTTACGGGGATGCAGGCGCAGGAAGTCGGGCTTGTTGATTCGCTTGGCGGTTTAGAAGAAGCAATAGATGAAGCAAAAAAGCTGGCAAATATTAAAGGAAATGTAAAAATAGTATCCGAATATGACCAATGGGAAAAATTATTTGAATTTATTCCTTCAGGATTGGACGAGAAAGGATTTACAAAAGTTTTTTCTAATACAAATGTCCGGTTTGAATATATTTTAGAATAA
- the dtd gene encoding D-aminoacyl-tRNA deacylase — protein sequence MKVVIQRVKKASVSYENVKEEINNGLVILFGVGENDVDDKIKWLVDKILNLRIFPDNSNKFNFSVSDIKGEILVVSQFTLYANCEKGRRPDFTSAAKPEKANILYKRFLEELAKTGLIVKSGKFAADMLVEIHNDGPVTILMDTNQ from the coding sequence ATGAAAGTAGTTATTCAACGAGTAAAAAAAGCATCAGTTTCTTACGAAAATGTAAAAGAAGAAATAAATAATGGATTGGTTATATTATTTGGTGTAGGAGAAAATGACGTTGATGACAAAATTAAGTGGCTTGTAGACAAAATCTTAAATTTACGGATTTTTCCCGACAATAGTAATAAATTTAATTTTTCCGTTTCAGATATAAAAGGTGAAATTCTTGTCGTATCACAATTTACCCTGTATGCTAATTGTGAAAAAGGAAGGAGACCGGATTTCACTTCTGCGGCAAAACCAGAAAAAGCAAATATTTTATATAAAAGATTTTTAGAAGAACTTGCAAAAACAGGATTAATAGTTAAAAGCGGTAAGTTTGCAGCAGACATGCTTGTTGAAATTCATAACGACGGACCTGTAACTATTTTAATGGATACTAATCAATGA
- a CDS encoding TIGR00725 family protein has translation MIIGIIGGSTCDKKTEKIAEDIGSEIAKRKHALICGGMGGVMEAACRGAKKSGGLTIGILPGKTKDEANDFIDIPVLTAMSHARNAIIVRTSDIIIAIGGKYGTLSEIGLAKAIDKTVIGIKTWDIPGIIKADSIKEVFEIVNEHETSTK, from the coding sequence ATGATTATAGGAATAATTGGTGGAAGTACTTGCGATAAAAAAACTGAAAAGATTGCTGAAGATATTGGTTCGGAAATCGCTAAGAGAAAACATGCTTTAATTTGTGGTGGAATGGGCGGGGTCATGGAAGCAGCCTGCCGGGGTGCTAAGAAAAGCGGCGGGTTAACTATAGGGATACTTCCCGGAAAAACGAAGGATGAAGCAAATGACTTTATCGATATCCCTGTTCTTACAGCGATGAGTCACGCAAGGAATGCAATAATTGTCAGAACATCTGATATAATAATAGCAATCGGCGGAAAATACGGGACATTATCGGAAATAGGACTTGCGAAAGCGATAGATAAAACAGTTATCGGAATAAAAACGTGGGATATTCCTGGAATAATAAAGGCTGATTCTATAAAAGAAGTCTTTGAAATAGTAAATGAACACGAAACAAGCACAAAATAA